In one window of Ovis aries strain OAR_USU_Benz2616 breed Rambouillet chromosome 3, ARS-UI_Ramb_v3.0, whole genome shotgun sequence DNA:
- the GOLGA2 gene encoding golgin subfamily A member 2 isoform X9, with translation MSEETRQSKLAAAKKKLREYQQKNSPGVPAGAKKKRKIKNGSSPETTTSGDCPSPEDIQDILEVLVSDLNRSNGVAIPPLDKWKNHDADNRSGPIDESTSFSSTESLRQLSQQLNGLVSESSSYINGEGLASPANIKNLEKQENQETLDQLEKEKKEFEQKLAKEQGALREQLQVHIQTIGILVSEKTELQTALAHTQQAARQKAGESEDLANRLQSSRQRVGELERTLSAVSTQQKQADRYNKELTRERDALKLELYKNNKNNEDLKQQNSELEEKLRLLAIEKSAMQLGMEDLQKKLEMSELLLQQFSSQPAPDSSQQLQQALEERAQLETHVEQLKDSLKQLQAERDQYVTNLKEESAMWQQKMQQVLDQMSKLKEEKERSVCQAQELETSLAELRNQIAAPPPQEPLAGPSEAEQWLQAETERLQKELESLAGQLQSQVKDNESLSHLNQEQEQRLLELEREAECWGEQAEERKQILESMQSDRTTISRALSQNRELKEQLAELQNGFVRLSNENMEITSALQSEQHLKKELAKKLGQLQEKLGELKETVEVKRQEVQDLQQQRDEYLNHLQHYVAACQLHVAAYQQLALEKEALHKQMLLQTQLMDRLQHEEVQGKVAMEVARQELQETQERLEAANQQNQQLQAQLTIMAVPGEGDGLDSEEQDEEAPRPKLSVPEELESREALVEFFHSALASAEDEQARLRGQLKEQKLRCQRLCNLAAAAQDGVEKEAPAPRTGGDSVPAEAHQALQVAMDKLQGRFTELMQEKVDLKERVEELEHRCIQLSGETDTIGEYIALYQSQRAVLKARHQEKEEYISRLAQDKEEMKVKLLELQELVLCLVGERNEWYGKFLAAQKPAGEPTTAPHTCQEPSTADNEGGLQEVSLADNVEPPQGALQGQTTPENPTAQQIMQLLREIQNPQEHPGLGSNACIPFFYRADDNDEVKIMVI, from the exons ATGTCGGAAGAAACCCGACAGAGCAAATTGGCTGCGGCCAAGAAAAAG TTAAGGGAGTATCAGCAGAAGAACAGCCCTGGTGTTCCTGCAGgagctaagaaaaaaagaaagatcaagaATGGCAGTAGCCCTGAGACAACCACTTCTGGTGATTGTCCATCACCTGAGGAT ATTCAGGACATTCTGGAGGTGCTGGTGTCCGACCTTAACCGCTCCAATGGGGTAGCGATCCCCCCATTGGACAAGTGGAAG AACCATGATGCCGACAACCGTTCTGGTCCCATTGACGAAAGCAC ATCCTTTTCATCCACCGAGAGTCTGCGACAGCTGTCTCAGCAGCTCAACGGTCTTGTGTCCGAG TCTTCGTCTTACATCAATGGGGAGGGCCTAGCATCTCCTGCTAATATAAAGAATCTGGAG AAACAAGAGAACCAGGAAACTTTGGATCAACTGGAAAAA GAAAAGAAGGAATTTGAGCAGAAGCTCGCAAAGGAACAAGGGGCTCTGCGAGAGCAGCTGCAG GTCCACATTCAGACTATCGGGATTCTGGTGTCAGAGAAGACGGAGTTACAGACAGCTCTGGCTCACACCCAGCAGGCAGCCAGGCAGAAAGCAG GGGAGTCAGAGGATCTTGCTAACCGCCTGCAGTCTTCCAGGCAGCGCGTGGGAGAGCTGGAGCGGACGCTGTCTGCCGTCTCCACGCAGCAGAAGCAGGCCGACAGG TACAACAAAGAATTAACCAGAGAGCGAGATGCCCTCAAGCTGGAATTATACAAGAACAA TAAGAACAACGAGGACCTGAAGCAGCAAAACTCAGAGCTGGAGGAGAAGCTGCGGCTCCTGGCGATAGAGAAGTCAGCCATGCAGCTGGGCATGGAGGATCTGCAGAAGAAGCTGGAGATGTCGGAGCTGCTGCTGCAGCAG TTTTCTAGTCAACCTGCCCCTGATAGCAGCCAGCAGTTACAGCAGGCCCTGGAGGAGAGGGCACAGCTGGAGACCCACGTGGAGCAG CTGAAGGATTCGCTGAAGCAGCTGCAGGCAGAGAGAGACCAGTATGTGACAAACCTGAAGGAGGAGAGTGCCATGTGGCAGCAGAAGATGCAGCAGGTGCTGGACCAG ATGAGCAAgttgaaggaagaaaaggagcgCAGTGTGTGTCAGGCTCAGGAGCTGGAGACCAGCTTGGCCGAACTGAGGAACCAGATCG CTGCGCCCCCACCCCAGGAGCCCCTGGCAGGGCCCTCGGAGGCAGAACAGTGGCTGCAGGCAGAGACTGAGCGGCTCCAGAAGGAACTAGAGAGCCTGGCTGGGCAGCTGCAGTCGCAGGTTAAGGACAACGAAAGTCTGAGTCACCTGAATCAGGAgcaggagcagcggctgctggagctggagagAGAGGCCGAGTGCTGGGGGGAGCAGGCAGAGGAGCGCAAGCAGATTCTGGAGAGCATGCAGAGCGACCGCACCACCATCAGCCGCGCGCTCTCCCAGAACCGCGAGCTCAAGGAGCAGCTGGCCGAGCTGCAGAATGGATTCGTCAGGCTG TCCAATGAGAACATGGAGATTACCAGTGCGCTACAGTCCGAGCAGCACCTCAAGAAGGAGCTGGCCAAGAAGCTGGGCCAGCTGCAGGAGAAGCTGGGGGAGCTGAAGGAGACG GTGGAGGTGAAGCGCCAGGAGGTTCAAGATCTGCAGCAGCAGCGGGACGAGTACCTGAACCACCTGCAGCATTACGTGGCCGCCTGCCAGCTGCATGTGGCCGCCTACCAGCAGCTGGCCTTGGAGAAGGAGGCGCTGCACAAGCAGATGCTACTGCAGACCCAGCTCATGGACCGGCTGCAGCACGAGGAAGTCCAGGGCAAGGTGGCGATGGAGGTGGCCCGCCAGGAgttacaggagacccag GAGCGCCTGGAAGCTGCCAACCAGCAGAACCAGCAGCTTCAGGCCCAGCTGACCATCATGGCTGTGCCTGGGGAAG GAGACGGACTGGACAGTGAGGAGCAGGATGAGGAGGCTCCAAGGCCTAAGCTGAGTGTGCCGGAGGAGCTGGAGAGCCGAGAGGCCCTG GTGGAATTTTTCCACTCGGCCTTGGCCAGTGCTGAGGATGAGCAGGCCCGGCTACGCGGGCAGTTGAAGGAGCAGAAGCTACGCTGCCAGCGCCTCTGTAACCTGGCAGCCGCAGCCCAGGATGGGGTGGAAAAGGAGGCCCCCGCCCCCAGGACTGGGGGAGACAGTGTGCCCGCGGAGGCGCACCAGGCCCTCCAAGTGGCCATGGACAAGCTGCAG GGCCGCTTTACGGAGCTCATGCAGGAGAAAGTAGATCTGAAGGAGCGGGTGGAGGAGCTGGAGCATCGCTGTATCCAGCTATCTGGAGAGACGGACACTATTG GAGAATATATCGCCCTCTATCAGAGTCAGAGGGCCGTACTGAAAGCCCGCCATCAGGAGAAGGAAGAGTACATTAGCCGGCTGGCTCAGGACAAGGAGGAGATGAAG GTGAAGCTGTTGGAGCTCCAGGAACTGGTTTTATGCCTGGTGGGTGAACGAAATGAATGGTATGGCAAATTCCTGGCTGCCCAGAAACCTGCTGGTGAGCCCACTACAGCACCCCACACCTGCCAGGAGCCCAGCACTGCTGACAATGAGGGTG GCCTCCAGGAGGTGAGCCTCGCCGACAACGTGGAGCCCCCCCAGGGGGCCCTGCAGGGCCAGACCACCCCTGAAAACCCCACCGCGCAGCAGATCATGCAGCTGCTGCGTGAGATCCAGAACCCCCAGGAGCACCCAGGCTTGGGTAGCAACGCTTGCATCCCCTTCTTCTACCGAGCTGACGACAATGACGAAGTGAAGATCATGGTGATCTAG